Proteins encoded within one genomic window of Rossellomorea vietnamensis:
- a CDS encoding adenine deaminase C-terminal domain-containing protein: protein MEQRYRWKNKQLREHVQVLNGELSPSLLLKNATYLHSTLKKWVQGHIWIYGDRIVYTGDQLPENLEQCEVMDCESQYLVPGYIEPHVHPFQLYNPQSFSKYASQTGTTTFVNDNLMMFLQLEKKKAFTLLREFSKMPVTMYWWTRFDSQTEMVDEEVTFSNGEVKSWLEHDSVLQGGELTAWPRLLEGDDLILHWMQETKRMRKIVEGHLPGASDKTIAKLRLLGIDGDHEAMTGEDVYKRLIQGLTVTLRHSSIRPDLPALLDGLKEKGIDSYDSLLFTTDGSTPGFYEQGVLDFMIKMAIDKGVPPIEAYNMASYNVANYYNITHLHGMIATGRVANINFLRSKDDPTPVSVLSKGTWVRKNGEQMEDSTEINWGPSGFTPLSLDWEVGYDDLQFSMPFGIEMVNDVITKPYSISINPSEELLDSDHDQSFLMLLDRNGKWRISTMIKGFSKGVMGFASSYSNTGDIILIGKSKPDLIAAFNRMKEIGGGIVLAENGEILHEIPLPLSGLLSEKEMPELIEEEKTLKGLLKERGYRFSDPIYTLLFLQSTHLPYIRMTQKGIYDVMKKTVLFPTIMR, encoded by the coding sequence TTGGAACAGCGCTACAGATGGAAGAACAAACAACTGCGAGAACATGTACAAGTACTGAACGGAGAATTGTCTCCCAGTCTTCTTTTAAAAAATGCAACATACCTTCACTCGACGTTAAAGAAATGGGTGCAGGGACATATTTGGATTTACGGGGACAGGATTGTCTATACTGGTGACCAGCTCCCTGAAAACCTTGAGCAATGCGAAGTGATGGACTGCGAATCACAGTACCTCGTTCCCGGATATATCGAACCGCATGTACACCCGTTTCAGCTTTATAATCCCCAATCTTTTTCCAAGTATGCATCCCAAACCGGTACAACGACATTCGTCAATGATAACCTGATGATGTTTTTACAATTGGAAAAAAAGAAAGCGTTTACTTTATTGAGGGAGTTCAGCAAAATGCCTGTCACAATGTACTGGTGGACGCGTTTTGACTCTCAAACCGAGATGGTAGATGAAGAGGTTACGTTCTCAAATGGGGAAGTGAAATCGTGGCTCGAACATGATTCCGTCCTTCAGGGCGGGGAACTGACCGCATGGCCGCGGCTCCTTGAAGGAGATGACCTGATTCTTCACTGGATGCAGGAAACCAAACGGATGAGGAAAATTGTGGAAGGGCATCTTCCAGGGGCTTCCGACAAGACGATCGCCAAGCTTCGTTTATTGGGCATTGACGGCGATCATGAAGCCATGACGGGTGAGGATGTATACAAGCGCCTGATTCAAGGACTGACGGTCACACTGCGTCATTCCTCGATCCGACCGGATTTACCGGCTCTGTTAGACGGACTGAAAGAAAAAGGCATCGATTCATACGATTCCCTTCTTTTTACCACAGATGGATCGACACCGGGATTTTATGAACAAGGTGTCCTGGATTTCATGATCAAGATGGCCATCGACAAGGGCGTACCTCCAATCGAAGCCTATAATATGGCAAGTTACAACGTTGCCAATTATTACAATATCACCCATCTGCACGGGATGATCGCCACTGGCCGGGTCGCAAACATTAATTTTCTCCGGTCAAAAGATGATCCGACTCCGGTCTCCGTGCTTTCCAAAGGTACCTGGGTCCGTAAAAACGGTGAACAGATGGAAGATTCCACCGAAATCAATTGGGGACCAAGCGGATTCACCCCGTTATCCCTTGATTGGGAAGTGGGGTATGACGATCTCCAATTCTCCATGCCGTTCGGGATCGAAATGGTGAATGATGTCATCACCAAGCCTTATTCCATCTCCATCAATCCATCAGAGGAATTGCTTGATTCCGATCATGACCAATCATTCCTCATGCTGTTGGACCGGAATGGCAAGTGGAGGATCAGCACCATGATCAAAGGATTCTCTAAAGGTGTGATGGGGTTTGCATCGTCTTACTCCAATACAGGGGACATTATCCTGATTGGAAAAAGTAAGCCTGATTTGATTGCGGCTTTCAACAGGATGAAAGAAATCGGTGGCGGGATCGTTCTTGCAGAGAACGGTGAAATCCTGCACGAGATTCCACTGCCATTAAGCGGATTGCTTTCAGAGAAGGAAATGCCGGAGCTGATTGAGGAAGAGAAAACACTTAAAGGCTTGTTGAAAGAGAGGGGCTACCGCTTCTCTGATCCGATTTATACATTGCTGTTCCTTCAGTCCACTCATCTGCCTTATATAAGGATGACACAAAAGGGAATCTATGATGTAATGAAGAAAACGGTACTCTTTCCAACAATAATGCGTTAA